The segment ACAAAAACTAGCACACACCCTTGAGtcattgaaaaatatgaatCATAGGTCCTAAAACTGATAGCtatattgacaaaattaaatGAACGGCATCCAGTTATATAGCTTGATAGAGATATTGTCAAAAGGaaagtactatatatatatatttgcactATAATCTAAAAGAACTAGTCAAATTAATGATTTGgagaaattttaattataacatTCTTTCCTATTAAAATAAGTTATAATTGTAAGCGAGGGTATTTGCTTCACTTATAATCCATTTGAATGTAATAAACATCTAACGTCAGACCTCAGCATACACAACACATTTAGCAGATCAAACCTATCTAAGAATCACACGAAACTATCTAAAATATATAagactaaaatgcaaaactgaccctttaagtttcacattttgttatttcagtcatttaaatttcagttttgtcattttagtcatcTGTTAGCCTTCTGTTAAGGGTTGCCGTTTACTAATCAAAACGATGTCGTTTCggatgattttttaaaattttatttcttaatttaaaaaaactgaaaaatgttaattacaaaaaaaaaagaaaaaaaagagcaaaagacAACTAAGGGCTTTGCCGCTCTAGGAACTACGCCATTGGAGGCACAGAACAAGATGTTGATAATGGTAGAGCAATCATTAATCCAAAACCGAAGGAAAATGCAAGACCAAAAGGCCTTCAAAGCATGCCTGAGTACTGCATTTATGCCTATGAGCTCCCAAAGATGCCACCAGTTCGGAGCCATATTGGCAGCTTAGTTAAGAATTTGTCTAAATACTTAAGGCTTTTTTACTTTCTCGGAAAAGTTGGATTTTGGTGTTTGTTTGGATATAGACCCAAAGGAAAGCTGAGGAAAAATATGGCAGAAAGTTATAGGAATTGCAAGCAGAGTTGGCTTCCTCCAATGAACTATGGCAAAAACTGGAACGAAAGGTTTGCGCTTAACCTGCTCGACGAAATGCCCATGATAAAAAATCTAAAGTTATTGTTAGTAATAGGATTTTTCTTTAATGGTTTTTgttattgatttaattattcAAGTATTTTACTCTACACCTTTTGAGAAGCAGTTGCAAGAAAATGAATTCAAACAATATTGTCTTTTACTTGAACAAAATGGGTGTAAGAAAGTTCGTCTTTACTTGAACAAAACAGGTGTAAGAAAGTTCCTCTTTCCATTGTTGAAGAAGGAACTAGGGGCTAGGGGTGCTAGGGGAATGATGTCGTTCCCTGAGCCcttagtttctttctttctttctcctttcattttttttttttttttttttttttttggaattaaggattttcagtttttttaaaaaaatttaaaaaaaatcatccaaaacGACGTTGTTTTGGTTAGTAAACGTTAGCATTTAACAGAAAGTTAACAGAGGACTGAATTGatgaaatttgaaacttaaataattgaaatgacaaaactaaaacttaaaggactaaaattgttaggattaATGCCcctaaatcctattgtatgatgctatgtatgttattatatataacattatgtatgacttaatgttgtgattaataaagttgttttattattatctaaaataatgacgacatgaatattcggacattatcatatagtccatgaaatgtatagtatgtgatttatgtgaaaagttacagaagatataaattacaagttctttgtaaacttaaaattttagttcatagtcggtgatgaaattgggcgttTTATCTACGAAGACTATAATATATCAACTaaaatgatttgtcttgatcatggaagtggagacttctagttgatatattgatatgttttaagagttaagatatattgaactggaccgctgtgaaatttattattctcctaacgactgtcaattgaataataattctcacgacttctattcaCATGAACttttaatcctgagagaataatgaacctgaTTATGAAGTGTAGATTACTTTGATATATTAATcgtgagatctaaagtaacggtcagggattaagatgtagtaatctacaaagtggcagtttacatttacaattttgtattactatgaatattttatggAGGGGTTACATgtacaataaaattttgggatataatttattaataaggtctagaattcaattatatttatatagtagtattaaatataattaatgttaACTTtgaacttgtcaagagttgacagaaaaactcaaggcccattggagctattgtcttatttgtttccttttggTCCCACTTCAAGCCACATACTGAAACTCAATTGGAAATGTCTAAAATGCTagtccaattagataatcagttataaggaaagaaacatacaaaatttttgtaagtACATGAAATGGtatgtatgtgagtgttggacacttTCTCGTTCTCTCTTGAACAAATTCAtagaaactgattgagagaccacacttcttgagtgttagtggaattggagtgaagattaaaagtgttctcaaGAACTTCTgatctttgttttgaaattcaccatACCAAGGTACACTatcttgttcttatattctgaaaattacatagtacatgttattgaatgcgaatgaagtagattcgttaattttccgctgggtatgttttgtatgcgatacaaacatgtattttccatcagaaatgataaaaaataaaacttagtgggtcagttttgtattttagccaATATATAATAATCTAATTACTACCATACTAGTTTTTATGAGAATAAAGAAAGCTAACCTTAGGCTCTCAGAAGATCATCAAACATATCTTCATTCTCTCGATCTTCCAACTGTGCACAATCAATATCCTCAACTACCATTATTGAACGATTAGATGTGGAAAGAAATATCCTTCTCAACGCTGAATCTGAGTGTATGCGTGAAAGGTTCAAATCATAGATATCAAACTTGAGGTAGTTAGCCATGGCAGAGATCAAGCTTGATTTACCAGTACCCGGAGGGCCGTAAAGCAAATACCCTCGCTTCCATGCCTTGCCAACTTTCTTATACCACTCCTTTCTATTAACAAACCTGTACAGATCATCCTCGAGCATCCTCTTCTGCTTTGGGTCCATTGCCAACTTCTCAAATGTAGTTGGGTGTTCAAGAATAATAGGACTCCATTCATGACCAAGATCACGGCTATAAAGCTTTACCACCCTTTCTGCTTCTTGTATAGCCTTAGAACGAGATATTACTTCAGCTAAATAAGACTCTAGCACAACCTCTTTGAGTTTCTTATCAAAGGAAAGCGTAAAATATCTACGAAGTTCATATCCATCAATTCCTTTTTCTATAATTAACTTCCATTTGAGCCCTTTCAAGCCTTGAAAGGAATCAATAACCTCTGCACCAATCAAAGGTCGGCATCTCTTGCCTAACGGTTTTGCCAACATTGAGATATTTTGATGAACTAACAAAATTGGTACGGAGGTAGGTTGAGGCAACATCATACATTTGATTGTCACTGAGATCACAATCCGTGTGAAAGAAGAGAGTGATTTTAGGCGTACAAAAATATTCTTCATAGATGGAGAAGAGATTATTGAGGAATGAGGAAGGTACGAGTTCTTTTATACTAGGGGACATAGTACAATCACACCAGCAGCTGTGATCAAAGATGTCAGCATCTCCATGAAAGTTAACATGGTTTGAAAATTGAGGGTCAATCACCCCTCTTCCAAATCCTGTAAAAATGAAAACGATATAGTTAAGGATAGAACTTTTTTACGCCTTGAGGGCCGCTTTATAGAAGTTTGGACACCAAGTATATATTTCTTGGTTTGTCTATGAAAGTTTTGGGTCACTTCACAAGGATGAC is part of the Quercus robur chromosome 9, dhQueRobu3.1, whole genome shotgun sequence genome and harbors:
- the LOC126700958 gene encoding AAA-ATPase At2g18193-like, producing the protein MLAKPLGKRCRPLIGAEVIDSFQGLKGLKWKLIIEKGIDGYELRRYFTLSFDKKLKEVVLESYLAEVISRSKAIQEAERVVKLYSRDLGHEWSPIILEHPTTFEKLAMDPKQKRMLEDDLYRFVNRKEWYKKVGKAWKRGYLLYGPPGTGKSSLISAMANYLKFDIYDLNLSRIHSDSALRRIFLSTSNRSIMVVEDIDCAQLEDRENEDMFDDLLRA